Below is a window of Tolypothrix bouteillei VB521301 DNA.
AAAGTAGCGGGCTGGCTTTAGCTTTTAACGACGACCCTGCGCTGGCTGGGTCGATTTGTCGTATCTAATGCTCAAGCCAATTTGCTATTTTTGAAGGAGTGACTGAACCCGTCATGGCTGAAATATATCTTCTGGAGAAACTCAAGTCAGTTGAACAAACGTTTAATGAATTGACTCGTCGTCTTGCCGATCCCGATACTGCTAAAAATCCTGATGAGTATCAAAAGATCGCTAAGGCACGCTCATCGTTAGAAGAAGTTGTAGAAACGTATGACATCTGGAAAAAAGCGCAGGAAGACTTAATAGGGGCGCGTCAGGTGTTAAAAGAAGCTCAAGGCGATCCAGAGATGCAACAAATGGCAGCTTTGGAAGTCGATGAACTCGAGCAGAAAGTAGAAGAATTAGAAAATCGTCTAAAAATATTGCTACTGCCCCGCGATCCAAATGATGACAAAAACATTATGCTGGAAATTCGTGCCGGTACTGGTGGTGATGAAGCCAGTATTTGGGCGGGAGATTTAGTACGATTGTACTCGCGCTATGCTGACAGCCAAGGTTGGCGCGTAAAAATGGTCAGTGAGTCCTTGGCTGAAATGGGCGGTTTCAAAGAAGCTATTCTAGAGATTCAGGGTGATAACGTCTACAGCAAGCTTAAATTTGAAGCTGGGGTACATCGCGTACAGCGCGTACCAGTCACGGAGGCTGGAGGACGAGTTCACACTTCTACCGCTACTGTGGCAGTTATGCCAGAGGTGGATGATGTAGAAATCCACATCGATCCCAAGGAGATTGAATTAACAACGGCTCGATCTGGCGGTGCAGGCGGACAAAACGTCAACAAGGTGGAAACAGCTGTTGATTTGTTCCACAAGCCTACTGGTATTCGTATTTTCTGTACGGAAGAACGCAGCCAGTTACAAAACAAAGAACGCGCCATGCAGATCCTCAGAGCAAAGCTGTATGAAATGAAGTTACGCGAACAGCAAGAAGCTGTCACTTCCATGCGGCGAAGCCAAGTAGGAACTGGTTCGCGTTCTGAAAAGATCCGCACGTACAACTATAAAGATAACCGTGTTACCGATCATAGATTGGGTGAAAACTACTCGCTCAATACCTTCCTAGAAGGGGAAATTGAATACGTTATTCAAGCTTGTATCTCTCAAGATCAGCAAGAGCGTTTAGCGGAATTAGCCTCTGCTACTAATTAGTGGTCTGCCTGTTGATTTTGAGAGGCAGTAGAGACTTGGTATCACCTCGATTCGGTGGGGGCAGCCTGGAAACGAGATATTATCTGAGGGGCCTCCTTGCCCCTTCATCAAACTGCTTGTAGTAGCACGGATGTTTCCAAAATATACAAGCAGTTTTTTAATGCGTTTCTAAGTACATCTTCCATATCCTTGAGATATGGATAGCAAGCGAATTCGTACTTCATGATGCGATCGAGCAAAACCCATTCCTTTAAGCTTTGACAAGCATTAACTAACTTTTCCACTTCCACTTGCCACTTTGTAAAAATCCGGTAGCTGAAGAATCCACTACAAACGCCACCTTTTTCATCCCAATAAGATATACACACTTGATGCTTTAAACAACGAATTTTTTTAATTTCTTTAACTTTGCAGCCTTGTGCCTTCAAAGCGTGTTTGGCTTCGGCATTGGAAATTTCCCATTCTTCTGGTTTAATTTTATTAGAAGCGATTAAGCTTTGACCTTTGCGGCGATATTTCTTGTGAGTCTTGTGCGATCGCTGATGCATGACGTATTTTCATCCTACAGACAAACAAACCTGTAGACCAAGTCGTTTTATCGCACCCAGTCTTTGATTGACAACTTAAGTTGTATATTTAAAACTCAGGTAGAAGTGTACTGCTAAATAATGAGGATGTCAACAGACAAATAAACTGGTTATTATGCAAATAGACTTGTAGTTACAGTTGGTTAGCCAAGCAGCAGTGAACACAGAAAGCAGACAGAAACTGGTAGAAATTATCAAGCTGGCTCGTGGTTCAATGAGCCAACGGGCGTTTGGCAAGCTTTTGGGTGTTTCTGCTACTGCTGTTCAAATGTGGGAAAAAGGCGTTAAGGTACCAGACACAGAAAATTTAGCTCAAATTGCAGCGAGAGCAGGATATACGCTAGAAGAACTTCTTTGCTGTTTGGAAGGGAAATCAGTCACAGAAACTTCTGATGTCAACTTAATTCTCAGACAAATTAATCACATGCCTCTGACCCAAGTCGCTCAGATCGTGCAAGCTGGGGCGGCGCGATTGGCTGCGGCGGCTGAGGCTTTAAGCGATTGACCTAAGGCTAGTTGAGCAATTTAAACCTCTGCAGGATTGACAAAAGCGGGGTAAGAAGTAATAAATACTTTCAACGAATAGTGCTGTCACTTTTGATGACATAAAAGCAAAACTTGGGTTAAAACAGAATGAAACTATTTTTCTGTCATCAAAAGATGACTGTAGCTATCCCCTTTCTCATTTTTTGAGTGTTGGGGCTAAATAGCATATGGTTCTCATCATCTTGGTGGATTCAAGATAGAACAAAATCTGTGTATAAGGTGCACCTATGTCATTACGTAAAGAACCATTGGATTGGCAATTAGATGCTAGCGAAACTTACCTACCATTTCACTATAAAGGCTCCCTTGCAGGACTCTTAAAACAAGAATTTGCTGACGAAGTGTTAAAGGTTTTAAATGAAGATGAAATTTTAAAAAAAGCTCTAAAAATAGCTTGTGCTGAATTAATCAAACAGTCGGGTGGTGAACTCAGCCAAGTAAAAGACTTAATGAAAAAATACATAAAAATGAGCGAACGTCCCAAACATGGAACGAGAGCGATCGCAACTTTACTTGGCGAGAGACAACTAGAACTTGATTTGAACAATCAAGAGTTTGTTAAATTCTGCGATACTTTTAAGTTATCGCCTGTAGAACTGAATAGTATTTACGCTGGAGAACCAGTAGATGATAGTTTATTAGCACCGCTCTCTAGAATTTTAGGTATATCGAAAACCGAGCTGTGTACCATTCGAGATGGTTGCGAACGGGAAAAGGTTAGTGGTTAGTGGTTGGTGGTTAGTCGTTAGTTGTTTCACTAACGACTAACGACTAACCCTTATCTTCTTGGTGTAGCATCACCAAATTTAATCAAAAGAGCAATAACAAGACTCACAACCAAAATAATTGTCGTACTTAAAGCAGAACCAAATCCCCAATTTTGAGTGGGACCGAGGAACTGATTGTAGACTAGCCGTGCTGCTGTCATGCTAGAAGCTCCGCCCAGTAATTCTGGATTGATGAAATCACCGAATGCAGTGATAAATACGAGAAAAGAACTCGCAGCAATTCCAGTTAAAGTTTGAGGAACTGTGATTTTCAAAAAGGTTTGTATGGGATTTGCTCCTAAATCGGCGGCTGCTTCTAATAAACGTTTATCTAATTTTTCTAGGGCTGCATATAAAATTAAAACCATGTAGGGTAATAAGCTATAGCTCATACCAATTAGCACTGCAGGATTGCGGTTAAGTATATCTATAGTGGGTAAACCTATAGTACTCAGTATGCTGTTGAGTAATCCAGTGGGACGGAGAATTGTAATCCAAGCATAAGAGCGAAGCAGGGAAGAAGTCCATAAAGGTAAAACAAAACCAATGAGCAGCAAGTTGCGCCAGCGAGACGGTGCGATCTGAGCAATCCAATACGCAACAGGAAAACCAAAGATCAAACAAATAATTGTGGACTTTATAGCCAAATCAAGCGATCGCACCATAACTTGCAGGTACAGGGGATCGAGTATTCGGATGTAGTTGTAGAGATTTCGAGGGTTGACTATTTCTCCAGGTCTGATATTTGGTACTAAACTTAACTCAAAAATAATAAGTGTTGGCAGTACTAACAAAAGCAACAACCAAAGTCCAGATGGTGCAAGCAGTATCAATGGTTGTAGGAAGTCCAACCAAGGACGACGAAATTTTGGGGCTTTGGCAATTTGATTTGAGGTTTGAGTGGTCACAAGCCGATCGACAATTTTTCACGAACTTATTTAGTTTAGTCTGGAAGTCAGAAAATAGAGCTACTTGCAGTGCAAGGAAAAGATCCGATAGCTCACCCACCGTGTAAGGTAATCCAACTTTCATTAAAAATTAATTCATAAATACGATTGTGAACTTTTAAGCAACCCCGTTGCTTGATCGCTAGCCCTGACAAGATTAATTCCTTTTCCTCCGGGCTGTCCACTGAAGCAACCGTTCCAGAGTGTAGAATTTGTCGATAAAGTGCTAGAAGGCGCAGAGTGTTTTGCTTGCTGTTAAGAATGCGATCGCGAATTGTTCTTAAATGTTCTGGTTCATCCTGAGATTCCCAATTCTCTATCACCTGAGTTCGCACCAAAGTTTCTATCCATTGCGCTTCTTGATTGGTGGGAACGCAAGAGCAAGAAGAACGGATCAGATGACAAATCTTTTGCGTGAGGAAAGGTTGACCGTTTGTCCATGCTAGCAATTCTTTTAAAAGAACTTGCGGATTGCTAACTTTCTCCGCAAGTCCTTGTAATAAAGGTTGGGCTTCATGCTCCTGAAAACCATTGAGTTGAATTGCTTGACCAATATTAAAGGGGGTTCGTTGGGGATCGCTCAGCAAATCAGAGGGAGTTGCAACTCCAAATAAAGCAAAGGTTAATCTTTTATACTTGGCATTAATGCTGCGTTGGTTGTAGCAAAAGCGAATTAGAGCAAAAAAGTCATTGACTGGAAAATTTAAACCCAAAACAGTATCAATTTCATCTATAAAAATAAAAATATGCTTGCTTTGAACTTGAGATAATACGATCTCCTCTATAAACCGACTCAAGCACTGAAAGGGTGACAAATCCTGTTGCTCTTTCCACCAAGCTTTTAAATTTACTTTTCCCATCAAATCAAAATTTTGCCACAACTCCACCGCCAATCCCTTGTACCATTGAACTGGAGTGACTTCTTCTACGCCAAGTCGAGTAATGTCAATTGCCGCACAAGCAAAACCTTCAGTTTGCAAGCGGTTCAGCATGCGTACCATAAGGCTTGACTTACCCATTTGCCGGGTGTTCAGTATGTAACAAAACTCTCCACGTTTTAACGCTTTATAAAGATAGCGATCTGAAGAACGTACCACATAAGTGGGAGCATCCATTGGCAAACTACCGCCAACTTGATAATCAAAACCTGAGGTATCCTCCGTACTTCTTAATAAAGCATTTTCAAATTCAAGTTCAGCTTGAGTAGCTTTCAAAATTTCCAATGTTTGAGAAAGTTCTCTTGTGCGCTCTTCCACTTTTTGTTCTAAAGTCCGATTAGACTCTGCTAAGGCATCTTTAGCCTTTTGCAAAGCGATATTATTCAGCGCAAGTTCTTGAGTAAATCGAGATCGTTCTGCTTCTGCTTGTTGGCGTTGGGTGATGTCAGTGAAGGCAGCAATAGCATAAACAACTTCACCTTTTTCGTTATAAATTGGAGTTGCGGCTACTTCTAGAGGAATAATGTTATCTAATTGACGAATTTCAAGATCGTCAACAGTTGTGGTTTCACCGTTGAGCGCTCGAATAATGGGCTGTTGTTCTGTGGGGTATAGTTGTTCGGTTCCAGCAAGGTAAGCGTTGTATATTTGAGGTAGTTGAGGTGTTTTGGTTGTAACTTCAACTCCTTTCCCCAAAATTCTTTGGGCAGTTTGATTGGCGTAGTAAGGCTGTCCGGTGGCATCAATCACAAATATACCGACCGCGACAGCTTCTAAAAATTGAGCTAGCCTCCCCTCACTTTCACGCAAGGCAACTTCTACTCGCTGACGTTCTACAACTTCGGCTTGCAGGCGAGTTAATAGTTCTGCTTGGGCTTTTTGTGCGAACATTTCTTGTTCTCGCGCTGCTTTCATCCTCTGTACGTGTTGTAGAGTTTTGTTGGTAGTAATTTCTAAATCTTGAAAATTAATTGGCTTTGTCAGGAAGTCAAAAGCCCCTCGGTTCATCGCGGTTCTGATTTTTTCAAGATCCCCATAGGCGGAGATAATAACTGCTTTGACGAGTGGGTACAACTCGCTTAGTTTAGTCAGCAAAGCAAGACCGTCCATTTCTGGCATATAGATATCGGTTAAGACAATATCTATATCTTGTTCTGCTTCCAGTTTTTCTAGTGCTTGCAAACCATTTTGGGCAAAAAATAATTGAAAATTTTTTTCTCGAATTTTTTTTCTAAATACCTGACGAAGTAGGAGTTCTAAATCGGGTTCGTCATCCACAACTAATATTTTTGCTGTCATAATTTTTTCCCAATTGGGATGTTTTATAAACTCAAGATTTTTTCCTTAAGTTTGTTAAATTCAATTGGTTTTGTAATGTAATCATCTGCGCCCAATTTTTTTGCTGCTCGATAATTCTTGTCATCATCATAAGCAGTAATTATAAATACTTTTAGATCGGGAAATCTTTCTTTTATAATTTTGAGTAGTTCTAACCCATTCATTCCAGGCATATTAATATCTGCTAGAACTAGAGATAGACATTTAGTACGATTATTTTGTAATTGCTCTAGTGCTTCTTCTCCTGAGAAAGCAAAATAGAAGGTAATTTGGTTTTGTCTGCTTTCCCTCCTAAATTTTTGCTGAAATAGCAGTTTTACATCTTGTTCGTCGTCTACAATCATTATTTTCATCTATGACTTAAATCATTGACTAAATGAGCAAAATATGTAGAGATTAAAAACTAAGTTTCCTAAACTCTCTTACATTATTTTATGGGGAAACAAAGATTCTGGTCTGCAAAGATCGGGCTAGTGCCAATCTCTTCATAGAAAATGTATAAAAATGCTAAATTATTTGTAAAAAATTTTAAGTAGTGTGGGTATCGGTCATCCTACAAGGTTTTTGGAGGGCTTTATCCATCGTACTTAATTTATCGGTTCTTAGAATAACTTTTAGGTAATACAATAATAAATTTAGTAAAATTATTAACTTCGGATTCTACTTTAATGACCCCTTGATGCTGCTGAACGATAATATCGTGAGCGATAGATAAACCGAGTCCAGTTCCTTCTCCAGGTGGCTTGGTGGTGAAAAAGGGATGAAAGATTCGATCTTGCATTTCTCGGGGAATCCCATCTCCATTATCCTTAATAGTGATTTCAATCACGTCTTCCAAGTCTTGGGTTTTGACGGAAAGGGTAGGGGAAAATGTTTCTCGATCGCTCCTCGATCGTGTTTGAAAGCGTATTGCTTTTTTATGCACTGCGTAACCAGCGTTATTAATTATATTTATCAAAGCACGGCTGATGTTCTGCGGTACTATGTTTAAACGATCGATATTATTATCATAATCAGTCTCAACAGTCATGTAAAAAGATGAATCTTTGGCACGCATTCCGTGATACGCCAAGTTAATTGCTTCTCCTAGCAAAGTGTTCGCATGAGCCATCTGTCGCTCGTCTCCAGTTTGACTGCGAGAGTGCATCAACATTCCACGCACGATATTATCCGCTCTTTTGCCATGCTCGTTAATTTTTTGAGCATTTTGGCTGAGGTCACTTAAAATCTCTTCAATATATTCTTTACTGTCTGGCTCTAATTGGTCTTTTTGCCTTTCAATTTCTGCTAGCAATTCTTGTGTTAACTCTATAGAAAGTTCGGCAAAGTTATTAACAAAGTTTAAAGGATTTTTGATTTCATGAGCAATTCCTGCTGTTAGAGTTCCCAAAGATGCTAATTTCTCTTGAGCAATAATTTGCGCTTGTGTAGCTTTTAATTTTTCCAGTATGCTTGCCAATTCCTGATTTTTTTCTTGTAATTCATGAGTCCTCACTTCTACTTTTTGTTCCAAGGTTCGACTGTAATCTTCTAACTGTTCGTACAAACGAGAATTTTCAATCGAGATAGCTGCTTGGGCAGAAAGAATTTTGAGAATTTCGACACGATCGCTTGTAAAGGCTCCTGTTGTCAGGTTATTTTCCAGATAGAGAATACCATTAAGTTTGCCTTGATAAAGTAGGGGAGTACAAAGAATAGACTTGGGTTGAGTGGCAATCATGTAGCGATCGCGAATAAATTGTCCTCCGTTTGACGCATCATTTAAAATTACGTTTTCTTGAGTGCGAGCAACGTAGTTAATAATCGCAGATGATAACAAGGGAATCTGGCTGTTAGAGTCTACAGAGTCTACAGGAATAGATCTAAGTACAGTCACCTCATCATCATTAACTACCCCCTCAGCTTCAATCAACCAATTACCCTCTTTATCTAGAATTAAGAACCCTTTTTCCGCACCCGCATTTTCAAGAACGGTTTTCATCAAGTTTTGTAGCAATTTACTCAGAACGATTTCGCCCGAAATAGTTTGCGATGCTTTCAAAACAGTGGCTAAATCTAGCACCTCACTAGAAGCTGAAGTACTAGTTGTAGTAGTATTTATCCGAGAGGTTTTGCTGCCAAGTGATGTTGAAACAAGCAATTGAGGGTATTTTTCTTCTAAATCTTCTACTTTACGCTTTGCGCCCCAAAGCTGATAGCCTTGGTAGGCTTTTCTCATATAGAGTTGGGCAAATTCCGCTTTTCCTCGTTCCAACCAAAACTTAGCAGCTAATTCATTCGACAAAGCTTCATTTTGAGTAAATTCGTTTTTTCTTGCAGATTCAATCGCTTGGTCGTATAAATCCATTGCTTGGTGCCACTGACCCGAGAGCCGAGACATTTCCGCAGCCACTAAAATATATTTATGTAAGAAATTCTCCGGACAATTATCAGCCCATTGTTTCATATATTGCTGGTTTATTTCCAGTTGATGCCAGTATTTATTCCGTTCACCTATAGAAGCCTGAGGATACAGAAAAGCTAGGTTTAAGGAGTAGTAAAAATTATGCTCGGCTATTGCGATAGTTCCGGGAATATAATCAACCAATTTTCCTGCTTGTTCTAGATATGTCAAATCAATTGGTCTACCATATAGATAAAGGATTTGAGTCTTCAAAATATAATAAAAGCAGATGGCTGCAAGAGTTTCTCTTTGAGCATCTTCTAAAAAACATTTTTCACTGGTATCTTTTATATCAAAACAAAATTTGTCTTGGGTAAGCCCCATCAAATTTTCCATAAATATTGTGGCACCCAATATACAATTAATTGCCCACTGATTCTGAGTTTCTTGACTAAACTGTAAACTGCGCGAAGCTTCCTTCTGAAGGGAGTTTAAACTTTTACCTTGACAGATAAGATTGTATAAGTTGTATGTCATGGTGTATCCAACCAATTGGAACTCACCAACTTGCAACCCTGCTTCAGCTCCTTCATTATTAACTCTCTCAGAAAATTTGATGTGCTTGAGCCAGTGCATAGTGAAACTGCCATGAACTTGTGTAACTGCGCTCTTGCAAGACCAATCCCTATACTTATCAGAGAGTTTCATCCCAAGAGAGCTGTATTCATAACCCGAGTGATAATCGTGTAAAACATGGGTATTAACTACTCCAAAGAAGCTATAACCCATGGAAGATTTTTCCATGTGTCCGTATTTAATATTGAGATTAACCAGTTTCGCTGCAACAAGATACATCAGCATTGGATCTAAAATCCAAGCAGCAGGAAAGATGCGAGTCAGTATTTTTAAAGCAGATCTTTTTTCCGGGATCTCCATTTCCGGATTGTTAAATAATACAGAGATATCACGCTCGCCTAAATTTTTTCGATATTCTACAAGCTCCGTCTCAAAAGCTGCTTGCAAATTCTGTGTTGGTAGGTCAATTCCCAAAGATTTTAAGGCAATTCGTCCTGTCTCTATTGCCTTACTGTATTCCCCTAATAGGGTACACTGAATAATGCGAAGAAAGTAATATTCCGTGCGATCGAGAGGTGTTTTCGCTTGCTGAATAGCTGTGTCAAGCAAAGATTGAGATTTCTCAAAGTTCCCATTGAGATACTCAACTTCTGCAAGTTCCTTGTACAGATCTAGTGCCATTTCATAGCGATCGTTCCAAATATTGCCCGGAAATTCATTTGCCGCTAAAAGTAAGTATTCTCTAGAAGCAGTATAAGCAGTTGCCTCTTTAGCTTTTTTCCCTGCATGTAAATTGAATTCTGCTAGAGATTCCTTTTCAGCCAAGTTTTCTATCAATTCTCGTCCTTTATTCAGATGATCGACCAAAGTAAAAACTTTTCCTTCTCGCTCTGCTTCACTCATGTTAGCTAGCAAAAGTTTACCGATTTGAAGGTGAACTGCCTTCTTCAGATCGCCATCAATCAGCGCATAAGCCGCCTGCTGCACCCTGTCGTGCAGAAACTTATAATGTTGAATAACGAGTTCCGCTTCAATTGGTATGTCTGAGGTCGTTTCTAGCTCTGAGATAGGCTGAATTAAACCTAATTGGATTGCTGACAGAAGAGATTTGTAAGTTTCGGCAGGTGATTTTTCGTAAATAATTGAGAGTGTTGTGAGGTCGAAACTGTTTCCAACACAAGCTGCTAAACGTAATGCTTTCTGGGTTAATTTTGAGAGTTTCCTCAGCTTGCCGAGCATTAAATCTACCACATTTTCTGTAATGCCTAAAGATTCAATTTGAGAAATATTCCAATACCAGCACTTTTGCTGTCGCTCGAAAGTCAGAAGGCTTTCCTGATATATTGTTTTGAGGAACTCATTAATAAAGAAGGGATTTCCTGAAGTCTTGCGATAGACTAGTTCTGCTAGCGGTTTTACTATTTCTCGATCGCTATGGAGCGTGTCGGCAATCATTTGAGTGATTTCCTCTAGCTTTAAGGGGTTCAGAATAATAGTGTTCACAATTGCCCCTTGCTGTTTCAATCGCTCAATAACTAACATTGTCGGATGATTGGCACTGACTTCGTTATCACGATAAGCACCAAGCAATAGCAAATATCCCAAACAGTTATCGGTCATCATCAGCTCGATAAGCTTGAGACTCGCAGAGTCTGCCCATTGTAAGTCGTCTAGGAAAATCACTAATGGATGCGATCGCTGACAAAAAACCCGGATAAAATTCTGAAAGACTGCATTGAAGCGGTTTTGAGCCTCAGTTGGTTCCAATGGTTGTACGGGAGGCTGTGGTCCAACTATTTGTTCTACCTCAGAAATGACTTCAACAATCACTTGACCGTTAACGCCAAAAGCAGCGAGGAGTTTTTCCCGCCACCTAGCCAGTTGAGCTTCACTTTCAGTTAATAACTGTCGCACTAGAGACTTGAAGGCTGAAACAACTGCGGAATAAGGGATATTGCGCTGAAACTGGTCGAACTTCCCAGATATAAAGTAGCCGCGTTGCTCGGTAATCGGTTTGTAGAGTTCTTGGACTAGTACTGATTTCCCAATTCCAGAATAACCCCCAACTAACACCATTTCACTTTGCTTTCTACCTGTTCTTTGGAATGCCTGTTCCTCAAGTGAATTGGATTCGGCAACATGCTTGTATCTTGAGAGTAAGGTTGCTATTTCAGTGTCTCGACCATAAAGTTTTTGGGAAATTTTGAATCTGTCTGAAATGTCGTAACGAGCAATTGGGAACTCTGAAATTTGCCCAGTTTGCTGTAACTGTATCAGACACTCTTCTAAATCTGCTTTAAGCCCCAACGCACTCTGATACCTCTCCTCAGAAGTTTTGGCTAGTAACTTCATGACAATATTGGAAAGAGTTCGGGGAATTTTTGAATCGACTTCATGGGGAGGAGCAGCTTGCTTGGCGATATGACAATGAATCAACTCTAGAGGATCGTTAGTTTCAAAAGGCAGCCTTTGAGTGAGTATCTTGTAAAAAGTTGCACCCAGTGAGTAAAAATCAGTACTGTAATCGAGCACCCGATTCATTCTACCCGTTTGTTCGGGCGACAGATAAGCTAATGTTCCTTCCAAGACGTTCGGATTTTTTATTGTTGGATTTTCACGGGTAAATACTGTGGATATCCCGAAGTCTATAATCTTCAGTTGTCCGGTTTCTAGGTTAAGAATGATATTAGAAGGATTGATATCTTTGTGAATGATATTAGCAGCATGAATTTGGCTGAGTGTCTCCGCAATCTGAATGGCAATGACGAGAAAGCCTGGAAGTGTAAACTTTTTGGATTGCATCACAAGGTCTAACGATTTGCCCCCAAAATCCTCTAAAATCATTGCCAGCGTGTTTTTATAAGGCAGTAAATTGTAGGCTTTAATCACCCCATCAATTTTTAGAGAACGGGTAATTTCGTACTCCTGCTTGTACCGAGTGAGTTCTGAGGGAGTCGGATAATCTTCCTTGAGAATTTTGAGAATAACGGGTTGAGTGATGGAGTTACAAACAGATCGATAGACTAATGAATTAGCACTTTCGTAAATTTTGGAGATAATTTGGTAGTCGGCAATAGCACTCATTTTTATTATTTTTTCAAAGGATGCACTTTTGATGCTCGACTCAAGTAACGGGTCTGTCGTATTTTATCTTCCTAATTTCTCAAGAAGTAATTAATAATATATTATATCAAATTGTAGTCTCATACACTACATGAAGCAAGTCATCTTCAGATGTATTTGCCCTACCTGCTAAATTCCTGCGAAGTGTGAAGATCTCTTTCTAATTAAGTCGTATCATAATTAAGATAAATACCCATCCGTTTTAAGAAGGCATGGG
It encodes the following:
- a CDS encoding trifunctional serine/threonine-protein kinase/ATP-binding protein/sensor histidine kinase, encoding MSAIADYQIISKIYESANSLVYRSVCNSITQPVILKILKEDYPTPSELTRYKQEYEITRSLKIDGVIKAYNLLPYKNTLAMILEDFGGKSLDLVMQSKKFTLPGFLVIAIQIAETLSQIHAANIIHKDINPSNIILNLETGQLKIIDFGISTVFTRENPTIKNPNVLEGTLAYLSPEQTGRMNRVLDYSTDFYSLGATFYKILTQRLPFETNDPLELIHCHIAKQAAPPHEVDSKIPRTLSNIVMKLLAKTSEERYQSALGLKADLEECLIQLQQTGQISEFPIARYDISDRFKISQKLYGRDTEIATLLSRYKHVAESNSLEEQAFQRTGRKQSEMVLVGGYSGIGKSVLVQELYKPITEQRGYFISGKFDQFQRNIPYSAVVSAFKSLVRQLLTESEAQLARWREKLLAAFGVNGQVIVEVISEVEQIVGPQPPVQPLEPTEAQNRFNAVFQNFIRVFCQRSHPLVIFLDDLQWADSASLKLIELMMTDNCLGYLLLLGAYRDNEVSANHPTMLVIERLKQQGAIVNTIILNPLKLEEITQMIADTLHSDREIVKPLAELVYRKTSGNPFFINEFLKTIYQESLLTFERQQKCWYWNISQIESLGITENVVDLMLGKLRKLSKLTQKALRLAACVGNSFDLTTLSIIYEKSPAETYKSLLSAIQLGLIQPISELETTSDIPIEAELVIQHYKFLHDRVQQAAYALIDGDLKKAVHLQIGKLLLANMSEAEREGKVFTLVDHLNKGRELIENLAEKESLAEFNLHAGKKAKEATAYTASREYLLLAANEFPGNIWNDRYEMALDLYKELAEVEYLNGNFEKSQSLLDTAIQQAKTPLDRTEYYFLRIIQCTLLGEYSKAIETGRIALKSLGIDLPTQNLQAAFETELVEYRKNLGERDISVLFNNPEMEIPEKRSALKILTRIFPAAWILDPMLMYLVAAKLVNLNIKYGHMEKSSMGYSFFGVVNTHVLHDYHSGYEYSSLGMKLSDKYRDWSCKSAVTQVHGSFTMHWLKHIKFSERVNNEGAEAGLQVGEFQLVGYTMTYNLYNLICQGKSLNSLQKEASRSLQFSQETQNQWAINCILGATIFMENLMGLTQDKFCFDIKDTSEKCFLEDAQRETLAAICFYYILKTQILYLYGRPIDLTYLEQAGKLVDYIPGTIAIAEHNFYYSLNLAFLYPQASIGERNKYWHQLEINQQYMKQWADNCPENFLHKYILVAAEMSRLSGQWHQAMDLYDQAIESARKNEFTQNEALSNELAAKFWLERGKAEFAQLYMRKAYQGYQLWGAKRKVEDLEEKYPQLLVSTSLGSKTSRINTTTTSTSASSEVLDLATVLKASQTISGEIVLSKLLQNLMKTVLENAGAEKGFLILDKEGNWLIEAEGVVNDDEVTVLRSIPVDSVDSNSQIPLLSSAIINYVARTQENVILNDASNGGQFIRDRYMIATQPKSILCTPLLYQGKLNGILYLENNLTTGAFTSDRVEILKILSAQAAISIENSRLYEQLEDYSRTLEQKVEVRTHELQEKNQELASILEKLKATQAQIIAQEKLASLGTLTAGIAHEIKNPLNFVNNFAELSIELTQELLAEIERQKDQLEPDSKEYIEEILSDLSQNAQKINEHGKRADNIVRGMLMHSRSQTGDERQMAHANTLLGEAINLAYHGMRAKDSSFYMTVETDYDNNIDRLNIVPQNISRALINIINNAGYAVHKKAIRFQTRSRSDRETFSPTLSVKTQDLEDVIEITIKDNGDGIPREMQDRIFHPFFTTKPPGEGTGLGLSIAHDIIVQQHQGVIKVESEVNNFTKFIIVLPKSYSKNR